The Verrucomicrobiota bacterium nucleotide sequence AGGAGGACTCGCCCATGCCGTCCGGTAAGAAAGCAAATGTCCTGACGATCAGCCGCCCGGTAAGATCCGCAAATGTCTTGACAGGGTGATGCCGTACGCGAGCCGCCGCGCCAGCTGCCCGATGGCGTGCATGAGCCCGAGCCGCGCCACCCACGAGGTGACGTAGCCGAACTTGCGGTAGCCGAAGTTGAAGAACAGGTAGGGGAGCCATTGCCGTGTGTCGAGCGGCAGGCGCCGCACGATGTTCTTGAGCGAGTAGACCTGCGCGTACATCCACAGATAACCGCGGTACAGCTCGTCGGCCGTCATCTGCTTCGGGTGGTAGACCACGTGCGCCGTGTTGTAGTGAGTCGGGTCGAAATCGAAAATCCGGCCCTCGTGCAGCAGGCGACGGTGCAGCACGGTGCCCGGGTACGGCGTGAGGATGTGGGCCGTCATTGTCTCGACCTTGTTGCGCACGAGCCAATCGACCGTGTGAGGGAACACGTCCGTCGTGTCGTTGTCGAAGCCGAAGACCATGCTCGCGTTGACCATCATGCCGCGCGCGTGGATCTCGGCGATCACGCGGTCGTACTCCTCGACTCTGTTCTGGCGCTTGTGCACCGTCGAGATCGAGGCGCCGTTGATTGATTCGAACCCGATGAACAGGCTGCGGCAGCCTGATTCGGCCATGAGGTCCATGAGGTCAGGATGGAGCCCGATGTTGGCCGACACGGCGCAGTGCCACGTGAGCCCGAGCGGCATGATGGCGCGAACGAACCGCCGCGTCCACGCGGGGTCGCCGATGAAGTTGTCGTCGATGAACATGACCTGGCGCGTGCCGAGACGCTTGATCTCCTCGACGACGTGCTCGACGGGCCGGTTACGGTAGCAGTTGTGGACGTACTCGCACGAGTTGTAGCAGAAGTCGCATCGGAACGCGCAGCCGCGGCTCGTGCACACGATGTTTGTGTAGAGATAGCTCGAACGGTTGAGCATTTCCCACTTCGGGCGCGGCGTCCGGGCCAGATCGGTCGGCGCGGTGTTGTAGTAGGTGCGTTTGAGCCCGCCCTGGGCGGCATCGTCGAGAATCCGCGGCCACAGCTCCTCTGCCTCCCCGATGCAGACCGAGTCGGCGTGCTGGAGGACTTCTTCGGGACACGAGCTCGGGTAGATTCCGCCAAGAATGACGGGCACGCGCCTGGCGCGATACTCGGCGGCGATCTCGTAGGCGCGCCGCGAGGTATCGACGTTGACCGTGATGCCCACGAGATCGGGCCGGTCGTCGAAGCGGAGCGGGTGTGCGTTCTCGTCCTCGAGGACAACCTCGTGCTCGGGCGGCGTGAGCGCGGCGAGCATGAGCGGGGCGATGGACGGCGACAACATCCGCTTGTACTCGGAGTCCATCGGCCGCAGGCTCATGCGGGGGGTGATGAGCTTGATCTTCATCGGCACCGGTCCCTCCTCGATGATGCCTTCCTCAGCGAGCAGAGGAAGAGCTACCTCGCGAGCGACTGGCCTTCCATGTCCTGCGGGACAGGGCCCGTCCCAGGCTTCTCTCGACGTTTTCGCCGGTGGGAGACAACGGCTACTGGGCGAGAGATCGGCCCTCCATGTCTTTCGGGACGGGGACGCCGAGCAGGTCGAGGATCGTCGGTGCGCCGTCGATGAGATTCGCCTTATCGTTGCGGCCTCGCTTCGCGCCCGGCCACGCCAGGATGTGCATGCCGTGCTGGGCGTGCATGGCGTCGTCGGGGCCGATCTCGGTCTCGAACGACCAGATCGAGTCGTGGCCGACGTCCTCGGTGGCGCGCCAGTACAGGTCGTCGAAGTAGACGATCAAGTCCGGCGCTTGCTCGATGTGCTCGAGCGAGTAGATCTCGTTCGGCTTGAAGCACTGCGTGCGCAAAGGGCGGCCCTTGTCGTCGGGGATCGACTTGAACAGGGCGATGAGCTCGTCGCGCGTCCGTTCGTACTCGGACGGCTCGACGGCGCCTTGTGCTTCGCGACCCTTGACGTTGAGGAACACCCGGCTCACATAGCCTCCCCAGCCCCAGGCTTTGGTCTTGGGCCAGTCCACGCTCAAGTTCTTGAGACGGGTGACCTTTGGGGGCGGTTCCCTGAGGGTGAGCCAGTTCTTCTGGATGAGGAAGTCGTTGATGCAGATCGAGCCGTCCATGCGCTGCGCGCCGTGGTCGCTCACGACGAGCACGGCGGTGCGCTCATCGAGGAGGTCCAGGACCGTGCCGATCTCGCGGTCCAGGGCGACGTAGTAGTCACGGATCGCGTTCTCGAACGGGTTGCCCGGCCGATAGAGGCGGTGCTGCGGGTCGTGGTACTTCCAGAATCCGTGCTGGATCCGGTCGGGGCCCATCTCGACGAACATGAAGAAATCCCACGGCCGCGTTGTCATCATGTGCCGAACAAGCTTGAAGCGCTTCTCGGTCATCGCGCGGATGTCGTCGAGAAGGCGCTGCTTGTCCTCGGTGCGGAAGTCGTCGGCGTCGAGCATGTAGCCGCCGACCACGTCCTTGATCTCGGCAGAAAGCTCCTTGGGGTACGTGTACTCGCAGGTCGTGTCGGGCGTGAGGAAGCTCGCGACCAGCTCGCCGTTGAGCGGCTTGGGCGGGTAGGTCTGCGGCACGCCGATGGCGATCGACCGCTTGCCCGCCGCGCCGAGCACATCCCACACACGCGGTTCTTTGACCGCGTTGTTGTTGGCGATCCACATCTCGTCGTACGAGTAGCCCTTGCGGTTCCGGAACCCGTAGAACCCCAACCGGCCGGGGTTCTTGGACGTAAGCATCACGCTCCAGGCCGGGATCGTGATCGCCGGGATCGTACTGTTGAGCTTGCCGTATCGGCCGGCGTCCATGAGCCGCCGGAAGTTCGGCAGCCGGTCGGTCATCTCGTCGAAGATCAGCCCGTGCGGCGTCGAGTCCAGCCCGATCACGAGCACCTTATCAGCTTTGGGCATTTTTGAAGTCCCCCTAACCACGGGGACACGGGGGACACTGGGAGCACTGCGATGTCTGCGCCTTCTTCCCCCGTGTTCCCCGTGTCCCCGTGGTCAATTGACATTCCTACGCCGCCAGCACGTCGGCCATGCGCTGGCCGATGACGGCGGGCGTCTCGGCGACGGTGATTCCGGCGGCCTTGAACGCCTCGATCTTCTCGGCGGCCGTGCCCTTACCGCCGGCGATGATCGCGCCGGCGTGTCCCATGCGTTTGCCCTTGGGGGCCGTCTGCCCGGCGATGAAGCCGACAACGGGCTTCGTCATCTCGTCGC carries:
- a CDS encoding B12-binding domain-containing radical SAM protein; amino-acid sequence: MKIKLITPRMSLRPMDSEYKRMLSPSIAPLMLAALTPPEHEVVLEDENAHPLRFDDRPDLVGITVNVDTSRRAYEIAAEYRARRVPVILGGIYPSSCPEEVLQHADSVCIGEAEELWPRILDDAAQGGLKRTYYNTAPTDLARTPRPKWEMLNRSSYLYTNIVCTSRGCAFRCDFCYNSCEYVHNCYRNRPVEHVVEEIKRLGTRQVMFIDDNFIGDPAWTRRFVRAIMPLGLTWHCAVSANIGLHPDLMDLMAESGCRSLFIGFESINGASISTVHKRQNRVEEYDRVIAEIHARGMMVNASMVFGFDNDTTDVFPHTVDWLVRNKVETMTAHILTPYPGTVLHRRLLHEGRIFDFDPTHYNTAHVVYHPKQMTADELYRGYLWMYAQVYSLKNIVRRLPLDTRQWLPYLFFNFGYRKFGYVTSWVARLGLMHAIGQLARRLAYGITLSRHLRILPGG
- a CDS encoding alkaline phosphatase family protein → MPKADKVLVIGLDSTPHGLIFDEMTDRLPNFRRLMDAGRYGKLNSTIPAITIPAWSVMLTSKNPGRLGFYGFRNRKGYSYDEMWIANNNAVKEPRVWDVLGAAGKRSIAIGVPQTYPPKPLNGELVASFLTPDTTCEYTYPKELSAEIKDVVGGYMLDADDFRTEDKQRLLDDIRAMTEKRFKLVRHMMTTRPWDFFMFVEMGPDRIQHGFWKYHDPQHRLYRPGNPFENAIRDYYVALDREIGTVLDLLDERTAVLVVSDHGAQRMDGSICINDFLIQKNWLTLREPPPKVTRLKNLSVDWPKTKAWGWGGYVSRVFLNVKGREAQGAVEPSEYERTRDELIALFKSIPDDKGRPLRTQCFKPNEIYSLEHIEQAPDLIVYFDDLYWRATEDVGHDSIWSFETEIGPDDAMHAQHGMHILAWPGAKRGRNDKANLIDGAPTILDLLGVPVPKDMEGRSLAQ